One genomic segment of Stenotrophomonas sp. 704A1 includes these proteins:
- a CDS encoding TonB-dependent receptor domain-containing protein produces MKDLRNFARRNTLAVALISALVAASPAMAQDKATNLDKITVTGSLIPQTQVETQTPVMTISAEAIQSRGFNSVAEVLQQSSLTTGGIQGGQTSASFTQGAEAAGMFGLNPGYTKYLINGRPMMSYPALYNGGDAFNNISGIPIDIVERIEVLPGGQSSLYGSDAIAGVVNIILKDHMEGGSLSVRGGTSTEGGGSSFRVSGAHGFSALDNRFNALVNVQVESSNPIWGYQRDLTKQNNPNGYTAQLPSNDFAVIDAKTNALYMMDPSNCANVAGQFGGTTVLGNRPTGQSCGSVYGAGYKTLKNGKDSGQFYSSMTFDVNDNFQLFADVLYSKEKTEYTSGSNYLWWGTKSGMGGFYDQASGKLINLQRAFAPEDIGGEGYKGILNNDKSRAYQVTLGGKGAVGNWDYSLSFTRGEYRLDESKFQRFGNAINSYFADKVLGPQLGTAADGFGIYNTNWAAFYAPISPEDFAGFTGYTTNHSRTWQNLARAQVTNGSLFSLPGGDAGLAVVVEGGSEGWDYSPDQRLLDGDVWGSSAVAGNGHRSNYAVTSELRMPLLESLTVTASGRYDAFKIADNTVDKATYSVGVEFRPIESLLFRGKYGTAFRAPTLPDAFQGRSGYYAANSTDYYRCGELGYVPGNTDACRYADSVSVYSERAGNPDLEPITADVWNAGIVWAPMANLSISADYYNWKIENEVDTASTDQLLLAEYYCRNGLPNGSSATCQNVADWVTRDSAGNLSALYTPKMNVARQNLQAVTVGFKYLQEIGRFGSLQFSGNYTNMLKREVQAQPGEEFQDLLGNPKSMWNYDSYAKVRSDASVAWSLDKWTTTLYANYIGHTPNYLAGLNGYEYTHAASGYKAGKWASYTTYNLSVNYRVQDDLTLSLMVNNVFNKMPEQQAHSYQGTSGTPFNNYLYNVYGRTVYVQAKYDFGK; encoded by the coding sequence ATGAAAGACCTTCGCAATTTCGCACGTCGCAACACCCTCGCTGTCGCCTTGATCTCCGCTCTGGTCGCCGCCTCGCCGGCAATGGCCCAGGACAAGGCCACCAACCTCGACAAGATCACCGTCACCGGTTCGCTGATCCCGCAGACCCAGGTCGAGACCCAGACCCCGGTCATGACCATCAGCGCCGAAGCCATCCAGTCGCGCGGCTTCAACAGCGTTGCCGAAGTGCTGCAGCAGTCCTCGCTGACCACCGGCGGCATCCAGGGCGGCCAGACCTCCGCTTCGTTCACCCAGGGCGCTGAAGCCGCTGGCATGTTCGGCCTGAATCCGGGGTACACCAAGTACCTGATCAACGGCCGCCCGATGATGTCCTACCCGGCGCTGTACAACGGCGGCGACGCGTTCAACAACATCAGCGGCATTCCGATCGACATCGTCGAACGCATCGAAGTCCTGCCGGGCGGCCAGTCCTCCCTGTACGGCTCGGACGCGATCGCCGGCGTGGTCAACATCATCCTGAAGGACCACATGGAAGGCGGCAGCCTGTCCGTGCGCGGCGGCACCAGCACCGAAGGCGGCGGCAGCAGCTTCCGCGTCAGCGGTGCGCATGGCTTCTCGGCGCTGGACAACCGCTTCAATGCCCTGGTCAACGTGCAGGTTGAAAGCAGCAACCCGATCTGGGGTTACCAGCGCGACCTGACCAAGCAGAACAACCCGAACGGCTACACCGCGCAGCTGCCGTCGAACGACTTCGCCGTCATCGACGCCAAGACCAACGCGCTGTACATGATGGACCCGAGCAACTGCGCCAATGTCGCAGGCCAGTTCGGTGGCACCACTGTGCTGGGCAACCGTCCGACCGGCCAGTCCTGCGGCTCGGTGTACGGCGCCGGCTACAAGACCCTGAAGAACGGCAAGGACAGCGGCCAGTTCTACTCGTCGATGACCTTCGACGTGAACGACAACTTCCAGCTGTTCGCCGACGTGCTCTACAGCAAGGAAAAGACCGAATACACCTCGGGCTCGAACTACCTGTGGTGGGGCACCAAGAGCGGCATGGGCGGCTTCTACGACCAGGCCTCGGGCAAGCTGATCAACCTGCAGCGCGCGTTCGCTCCGGAAGACATCGGCGGTGAAGGCTACAAGGGCATCCTGAACAACGACAAGAGCCGCGCCTACCAGGTCACCCTGGGTGGCAAGGGCGCCGTCGGCAACTGGGATTACAGCCTGAGCTTCACCCGTGGCGAGTACCGCCTGGACGAAAGCAAGTTCCAGCGCTTCGGCAACGCCATCAACAGCTACTTCGCCGACAAGGTGCTGGGCCCGCAGCTGGGCACCGCCGCCGATGGCTTCGGCATCTACAACACCAACTGGGCCGCGTTCTACGCCCCGATCTCGCCGGAAGACTTCGCTGGCTTCACCGGCTACACCACCAACCACAGCCGCACCTGGCAGAACCTGGCCCGCGCCCAGGTCACCAATGGTTCGCTGTTCTCGCTGCCGGGCGGCGATGCCGGCCTGGCCGTGGTGGTCGAAGGTGGCAGCGAAGGTTGGGACTACAGCCCCGACCAGCGCCTGCTGGACGGTGACGTGTGGGGTTCGTCGGCCGTGGCCGGCAATGGCCATCGCAGCAACTATGCGGTGACCAGCGAACTGCGCATGCCGCTGCTGGAATCGCTGACCGTGACCGCTTCGGGTCGCTACGACGCGTTCAAGATCGCCGACAACACCGTCGACAAGGCCACCTACAGCGTCGGCGTCGAGTTCCGCCCGATCGAAAGCCTGCTGTTCCGCGGCAAGTACGGCACCGCGTTCCGCGCCCCGACCCTGCCTGACGCCTTCCAGGGCCGCAGCGGCTACTACGCTGCCAACTCGACCGACTACTACCGTTGCGGCGAGCTGGGCTACGTGCCGGGCAACACCGACGCCTGCCGCTACGCCGACAGCGTCTCGGTCTACTCCGAGCGCGCCGGCAACCCGGACCTGGAGCCGATCACCGCCGACGTGTGGAACGCGGGCATCGTCTGGGCGCCGATGGCGAACCTGTCGATCTCGGCCGACTACTACAACTGGAAGATCGAGAACGAAGTCGACACCGCCAGCACCGACCAGCTGCTGCTGGCCGAGTACTACTGCCGCAACGGCCTGCCGAACGGTTCCTCGGCCACCTGCCAGAACGTGGCTGACTGGGTCACCCGTGACAGCGCCGGCAATCTGAGCGCGCTGTACACCCCGAAGATGAACGTCGCCCGCCAGAACCTGCAGGCCGTCACCGTCGGCTTCAAGTACCTGCAGGAGATCGGCCGCTTCGGTTCGCTGCAGTTCTCGGGCAACTACACCAACATGCTCAAGCGCGAGGTGCAGGCGCAGCCGGGTGAGGAGTTCCAGGACCTGCTGGGCAACCCGAAGTCGATGTGGAACTACGACAGCTACGCCAAGGTGCGTTCCGACGCCTCGGTGGCCTGGTCCCTGGACAAGTGGACCACCACCCTGTACGCGAACTACATCGGCCACACCCCGAACTACCTGGCTGGCCTGAACGGCTACGAGTACACCCACGCGGCATCGGGTTACAAGGCAGGCAAGTGGGCGTCGTACACCACCTACAACCTGAGCGTGAACTACCGCGTGCAGGATGACCTGACCCTGTCGCTGATGGTCAACAACGTGTTCAACAAGATGCCCGAGCAGCAGGCGCACAGCTACCAGGGCACGTCCGGCACGCCGTTCAACAACTACCTGTACAACGTCTACGGCCGCACCGTGTACGTGCAGGCCAAGTACGACTTCGGCAAGTAA
- a CDS encoding TonB-dependent receptor domain-containing protein, which translates to MSRQRSSLPRHPLTLALLGTLLASGAAFAQDNAPTQLDRVTVTGSLIPQTEIENHTPVLTVTAEDIQTRGFTSIADVLQQSSLTTGGLQGGQTSASFTQGAEAAGMFGLSPGYTKYLINGRPMLSYPALYNGSDTFNNISGIPIDIVERIEILPGGQSSLYGSDAIAGVVNIILKDRMDGGVLNIRGGAYTEGGGNSTRISGAKGFNGFDDRLHALVNVQYEKTSPIWGYQRDLTKVNNPDGYTPQYVSNDFLVLLPAANNAYAMMDPNLCANVAGQFDGTTVLGTRPTGQACGSLYGTGYKTIKNGKESGQIYSSATFDVNDNFQLFGDALYSLEEVKYATGSNYTWWGTSSGWGRFYDQGSNRYMNLQRVFAPEDIGAGGYRDILNTDRNKAYQVTLGGKGSAGNWDYSLSFTRGEYKLTERSFVRWNDPINDYFEQRVLGPVLGTTSAGYNIYSPDWEAFYSPLPSGDFQTFTGFAYNESRTWQNLTRAQVTNASLFKLPGGDAGFAVVVEGGSEGWDYSPDQRLIDGDVWGTTAVSGAGHRSNYAVTSELRMPLLNSLTVTASGRYDAFKIADNTVDKATYSVGVEFRPIESLLFRGKYGTAFRAPTLSDAFQGESGFYANGSTDYYRCGELGYDPADTTGCPYDSVSVFGTQSGNPELEPITADVWNAGVVWAPINNLSVSVDYYNWKIKNEVNTLSSDQLLLAEYYCRNGVANNTSASCQNVTDWITRDASGVLDEIYTPKMNVASQNLEALTASFKYVQDIGRFGSLQFSANYTDMLKRELQPQPGDEYLDLLRDPYAMWIYDSYAKVRADGSVGWAKNKWTTTLYANYIGKTPNYMAYVGNGYDYVHSSGYKAGKWGSYTTYNLSVNYRAMDNLTLSLMVNNVFNKMPDNQRFSFGGTSGQPYNNYLYNAYGRAIYVQAKYEFGGQ; encoded by the coding sequence ATGTCTCGCCAACGCTCTTCGCTCCCGCGTCACCCGCTTACGCTCGCCCTGCTGGGCACCCTGCTCGCCTCCGGCGCAGCCTTCGCCCAGGACAACGCGCCCACCCAGCTCGACCGTGTCACCGTGACCGGCTCGCTGATTCCGCAGACCGAGATCGAGAACCACACGCCGGTCCTGACCGTGACCGCCGAGGACATCCAGACCCGCGGTTTCACCAGCATCGCCGACGTGCTGCAGCAGTCTTCGCTGACCACCGGCGGCCTGCAGGGCGGCCAGACCTCGGCATCGTTCACCCAGGGTGCCGAAGCCGCCGGCATGTTCGGCCTCAGCCCCGGCTACACCAAGTACCTGATCAACGGCCGCCCGATGCTTTCGTATCCGGCGCTGTACAACGGCAGCGACACCTTCAACAACATCAGCGGCATTCCGATCGACATCGTCGAGCGCATCGAGATCCTGCCCGGCGGGCAGTCCTCGCTGTACGGCTCGGATGCGATCGCCGGCGTGGTCAACATCATCCTCAAGGACCGCATGGATGGCGGTGTGCTGAACATCCGTGGCGGCGCCTACACCGAGGGCGGCGGCAACAGCACGCGCATCAGCGGCGCCAAGGGCTTCAACGGCTTCGACGACCGCTTGCACGCGCTGGTCAACGTGCAGTACGAGAAGACCAGCCCGATCTGGGGCTACCAGCGTGACCTGACCAAGGTCAACAACCCCGACGGCTACACCCCGCAGTACGTCTCCAACGACTTCCTGGTGCTGCTGCCGGCGGCCAACAACGCCTACGCGATGATGGACCCGAACCTGTGCGCCAACGTAGCCGGCCAGTTCGACGGCACAACCGTGCTCGGCACCCGCCCGACCGGACAGGCCTGCGGCTCGCTGTACGGAACCGGTTACAAGACCATCAAGAACGGCAAGGAAAGCGGCCAGATCTACAGCTCGGCCACCTTCGACGTGAATGACAACTTCCAGCTGTTCGGCGATGCGCTGTACAGCCTGGAGGAAGTGAAGTACGCCACCGGTTCGAACTACACCTGGTGGGGCACCTCGTCCGGCTGGGGCCGCTTCTACGACCAGGGCAGCAACCGGTACATGAACCTGCAGCGCGTGTTCGCGCCGGAGGACATCGGTGCCGGCGGCTACCGCGACATCCTCAACACCGACCGCAACAAGGCCTACCAGGTCACCCTGGGCGGCAAGGGCTCGGCGGGCAACTGGGACTACAGCCTGAGCTTCACCCGTGGCGAGTACAAGCTGACCGAGCGCAGCTTCGTGCGCTGGAACGATCCGATCAACGACTACTTCGAGCAGCGCGTGCTCGGCCCGGTCCTGGGCACCACCAGCGCCGGCTACAACATCTACAGCCCGGACTGGGAAGCGTTCTATTCGCCGCTGCCCAGTGGCGATTTCCAGACCTTCACCGGCTTTGCCTACAACGAAAGCCGCACCTGGCAGAACCTGACCCGCGCGCAGGTGACCAACGCGTCGCTGTTCAAGCTGCCGGGCGGTGACGCCGGCTTCGCCGTGGTGGTGGAAGGCGGCAGCGAAGGCTGGGACTACAGCCCCGACCAGCGCCTGATCGACGGTGACGTGTGGGGCACCACCGCGGTTTCCGGCGCCGGCCACCGCAGCAACTACGCTGTCACCAGCGAACTGCGCATGCCGCTGCTGAACTCGCTGACCGTGACCGCGTCGGGTCGCTACGACGCGTTCAAGATCGCCGACAACACCGTCGACAAGGCCACCTACAGCGTCGGCGTCGAGTTCCGTCCGATCGAAAGCCTGCTGTTCCGCGGCAAGTACGGCACTGCGTTCCGTGCCCCGACCCTGTCCGATGCCTTCCAGGGCGAAAGCGGGTTCTACGCCAACGGCTCCACCGACTACTACCGCTGCGGTGAGCTCGGCTACGATCCGGCCGATACCACCGGCTGCCCGTACGACAGCGTGTCGGTGTTCGGCACCCAGTCCGGCAACCCGGAGCTGGAGCCGATCACCGCCGATGTCTGGAACGCCGGCGTGGTCTGGGCACCGATCAACAACCTGTCGGTGTCGGTCGACTACTACAACTGGAAGATCAAGAACGAGGTCAACACGCTCAGCTCCGACCAGCTGCTGCTGGCCGAGTACTACTGCCGCAACGGCGTGGCCAACAACACCTCGGCCAGCTGCCAGAACGTGACCGACTGGATCACCCGCGATGCTTCCGGCGTGCTCGATGAGATCTACACGCCGAAGATGAACGTGGCCAGCCAGAACCTGGAAGCCCTGACCGCCAGCTTCAAGTACGTGCAGGACATCGGCCGCTTCGGTTCGCTGCAGTTCTCGGCCAACTACACCGACATGCTCAAGCGTGAGCTGCAGCCGCAGCCGGGCGACGAGTACCTGGACCTGCTGCGCGACCCGTACGCCATGTGGATCTACGACTCCTATGCCAAGGTGCGTGCCGACGGTTCGGTGGGCTGGGCCAAGAACAAGTGGACCACGACCCTGTATGCCAACTACATCGGCAAGACGCCGAACTACATGGCCTACGTGGGCAATGGCTACGACTACGTGCACAGCTCCGGCTACAAGGCGGGCAAGTGGGGTTCCTACACCACCTACAACCTGAGCGTGAACTACCGCGCGATGGACAACCTGACCCTGTCGCTGATGGTCAACAACGTCTTCAACAAGATGCCTGACAACCAGCGCTTCAGCTTCGGCGGCACCAGCGGCCAGCCGTACAACAACTATCTGTACAACGCCTACGGGCGCGCCATCTACGTGCAGGCCAAGTACGAGTTCGGCGGCCAGTAA
- a CDS encoding alpha/beta hydrolase family protein, translating to MRRARPARVGLATTLLALATGQALATPLPVDDFARIPAIQSVTMSPDGKQLVAIIAAPGSDNGDTALANWNLDNLGAGPVAITPSGDRMKFIAASALKAGRSLVIGRQELTAQLAGCGEGNAVGSTKTFLAKAYLTDTSQTTFDEAFADNSRKLGISEQTQRCLELAGSASLVHSLPLDPDRVIISQINQSTFSASYYLFNLKTGQTELLFRGDARSTPGLFHPRNGELLTRTQIEPAGTNEYEQQILIKDRSSGKFEKHDPLTTRLSERYTMDVAGIDDQTGKLYILTDRFSEQVQARLYDPATRTFDNEPLAAHPLYPIGGLILGTKPGNFNQVLGFYVDGPRREAVYVDPQMKALYEGLKQAYPGKYVAISGYNDDLSRVLFSTNSASSPTTYYVLGDRSKVTTLGSERPWIDGKQIGEQRWVTYTARDGRRIPALLDLPAGWKDGDPALPALVHPHGGPWSRDHAGWDVSGWVPYFTSRGYAVIRPQYRGSTGFGRDHWIAGDRQWGLSMQDDNDDAAAWLVQQGIAGKDRVAIFGYSYGGFAAAAATVRGPSPFQCAIAGAPVTDLGRVGMTWSENRLQRILQGQTVKGMDPIQNTDKANIPVLLYVGDRDVRTPAFHARSFYNAVQGKVPARFALIPDMPHSMPWYPSHIRTTLPLMSDFLAKECGPGGL from the coding sequence ATGAGACGTGCCCGTCCGGCCCGCGTGGGCCTCGCCACCACCCTGCTCGCCCTCGCCACCGGCCAGGCCCTGGCCACCCCGTTGCCGGTGGACGACTTCGCCAGGATTCCTGCCATCCAGTCGGTCACGATGAGCCCCGACGGCAAGCAGCTGGTGGCGATCATCGCCGCCCCCGGCAGTGACAACGGCGATACCGCCCTGGCCAACTGGAACCTCGACAACCTGGGTGCGGGCCCGGTGGCCATCACCCCGTCCGGGGACCGCATGAAGTTCATTGCGGCCAGTGCGCTCAAGGCCGGGCGCAGCCTGGTGATCGGCCGCCAGGAACTGACCGCGCAGCTGGCCGGCTGCGGTGAAGGCAATGCCGTGGGCTCCACCAAGACCTTTCTCGCCAAGGCCTACCTGACCGATACCTCGCAGACCACGTTCGACGAGGCGTTCGCGGACAATTCGCGCAAGCTCGGCATCAGCGAGCAGACCCAGCGCTGCCTGGAACTTGCCGGGTCGGCGTCGCTGGTGCATTCGCTGCCGCTGGACCCCGACCGGGTGATCATTTCCCAGATCAACCAGTCGACGTTCTCGGCAAGCTACTACCTGTTCAACCTCAAGACCGGGCAGACCGAACTGCTGTTCCGCGGCGATGCGCGCTCGACGCCCGGACTCTTCCACCCGCGCAACGGCGAGCTCCTTACCCGTACCCAGATCGAGCCGGCCGGTACCAACGAGTACGAGCAGCAGATCCTGATCAAGGACAGGTCGAGCGGAAAGTTCGAAAAGCACGATCCGCTGACCACCAGGCTCAGCGAACGCTACACGATGGACGTGGCGGGCATCGACGACCAGACCGGCAAGCTCTACATCCTCACCGACAGGTTTTCCGAACAGGTGCAGGCACGGCTGTACGATCCAGCCACCCGCACCTTCGACAACGAACCGCTGGCCGCGCACCCGCTGTACCCGATCGGCGGACTGATCCTCGGCACCAAGCCAGGCAACTTCAACCAGGTGCTGGGGTTCTACGTGGATGGGCCACGACGTGAGGCCGTGTATGTCGACCCGCAGATGAAGGCGCTCTACGAGGGCCTGAAACAGGCCTACCCGGGCAAGTACGTCGCCATCTCCGGTTACAACGACGACCTTTCGCGCGTGCTGTTCTCCACCAACAGCGCAAGCTCGCCGACCACCTATTACGTGCTGGGCGACCGCTCCAAGGTCACCACGCTGGGAAGCGAGCGACCGTGGATCGACGGCAAGCAGATCGGCGAGCAGCGCTGGGTCACGTACACCGCGCGCGATGGCCGCAGGATTCCGGCCCTGCTTGACCTGCCGGCCGGCTGGAAGGACGGCGACCCGGCGCTGCCCGCACTGGTCCATCCGCATGGCGGCCCATGGTCCCGCGATCATGCCGGCTGGGACGTGTCCGGCTGGGTGCCCTACTTCACCTCGCGCGGTTACGCGGTGATACGCCCGCAGTACCGTGGCTCGACCGGGTTCGGCCGTGACCACTGGATCGCGGGCGACCGGCAGTGGGGCCTGAGCATGCAGGACGACAACGACGATGCTGCGGCCTGGCTGGTCCAGCAGGGCATTGCCGGCAAGGATCGCGTTGCGATCTTCGGCTATTCCTATGGCGGCTTTGCAGCGGCGGCGGCCACGGTGCGCGGCCCATCGCCGTTCCAGTGCGCCATTGCCGGCGCTCCGGTCACCGACCTGGGCCGGGTCGGCATGACCTGGAGCGAGAATCGGCTGCAGCGCATCCTGCAGGGGCAGACGGTCAAGGGCATGGATCCCATCCAGAACACCGACAAGGCCAACATCCCGGTGCTGCTCTATGTGGGCGACCGCGACGTGCGCACGCCCGCGTTCCATGCCCGATCGTTCTACAACGCGGTGCAGGGCAAGGTCCCCGCCAGGTTCGCGCTGATTCCGGACATGCCCCACAGCATGCCCTGGTACCCCTCCCATATCCGTACCACGCTTCCCCTGATGTCCGACTTCCTGGCCAAGGAGTGCGGACCCGGCGGCCTCTGA
- a CDS encoding TonB-dependent receptor domain-containing protein has translation MRNSIRHISPSRLPLALAVIACLQAAPVLAQESTRQEAAASSASSSEKKATDLDKVTVTGSLIRRADYETTSPVFTIDTERNAAQGQTSVSEFLQKSAIGAAETQITNQFGGFTTNGGTGVQTFSLRGLGANRTLILLDGQRPGPAGTRGAVGAFDLNVLPTAVLQRAEIVKDGSSSIYGSDAVAGVVNLITKKNFERPELTVSGRVPTEGGGEVFSASLANGWNFDNGSIVAAVEWYRQNELTRGDRDFFKCAEDIVWDDQGNRIDRVDRSILAGTNLANCQNMLHNVIDVGAVRYVPSADGSTVGPFPGYRPRVNQTYANGNPLATYQEPYNFPAYGKSQIINRQERKTVYFATDFGFDAFNWKTQFLYNNRTTDNFAWRQFFPTVLIPGTTTRAQPVLPFKSASETEVDYYYLANKFDGGFGSSTWGWEVNANYSHSSGKYSNLGIRNSISGDIGRPGTGTAAANYFDPGYLNGSKVDELVSILGVWAKGKTTYDQTTVNAVFSGELFDLPAGAVASAVGVEYRNYKIDDQPGADFADIWGSTTAGRTKGDEKVKEAFVELDVPLIKGVPGFESLSLNGSGRIFKYDTVSGSDKVWKFGVNWQIIPSLRLRGTIGTSYRAPGLYELYLGNQTGFQAQTAIDPCIRWAEGNNSNAAANCAAAGIPGDYTAAGNSSATVFTRGGAGGDLKPETSRARSVGLVFTPEFADLSIAIDYFDYEVSDQITALSAASILEGCYESTTYPNRYCDLMRRNPNSGTNANMITEVYAQYLNINRQRTRGWDLTLNWEHEFSFGKFSLDSQVTYTVEDTAELFDSAAASGLSSSDQLGDFGRPDLVGNLGLSLERGDWTYNWMTQYIASTQDPDLLETFTYQGRSNSYRDITAGSRWYHTASLSYEQADWQILVGVSNVFDAKPPLISSSVYSSRYGNTHPFATQYDYYGRTPFVRLKYKF, from the coding sequence ATGCGCAACTCAATTCGCCACATTTCGCCAAGCCGCCTGCCGCTCGCTCTGGCAGTCATTGCCTGCCTGCAGGCAGCACCGGTGCTGGCACAGGAATCCACTCGCCAGGAAGCGGCGGCGTCAAGCGCCTCGAGCAGCGAGAAAAAGGCCACCGATCTTGACAAGGTCACCGTCACCGGCTCCCTGATCCGTCGCGCCGACTACGAGACCACCTCGCCGGTGTTCACCATCGACACCGAACGCAACGCGGCCCAGGGCCAGACCAGCGTCAGCGAGTTCCTGCAGAAGTCGGCCATCGGTGCCGCCGAAACGCAGATCACCAACCAGTTCGGCGGCTTCACCACCAACGGTGGTACCGGCGTGCAGACCTTCTCGCTGCGCGGCCTGGGTGCGAACCGCACGCTGATCCTGCTCGATGGCCAGCGTCCGGGCCCGGCCGGTACCCGCGGCGCGGTCGGTGCATTCGACCTGAACGTGCTGCCCACCGCAGTCCTGCAGCGCGCGGAGATCGTGAAGGACGGCTCGTCCTCGATCTACGGCTCCGACGCTGTGGCCGGTGTGGTCAACCTGATCACCAAGAAGAACTTCGAACGTCCCGAGCTGACCGTCAGCGGGCGTGTCCCCACCGAGGGCGGCGGCGAGGTGTTCTCCGCGTCGCTGGCCAACGGCTGGAACTTCGACAACGGCAGCATCGTCGCGGCCGTGGAGTGGTATCGCCAGAACGAGCTGACCCGCGGCGACCGCGATTTCTTCAAGTGCGCCGAAGACATCGTCTGGGATGACCAGGGCAACCGCATCGACCGCGTTGACCGTTCGATCCTGGCCGGCACCAATCTGGCCAACTGCCAGAACATGCTGCACAACGTCATCGACGTCGGCGCCGTCCGTTACGTGCCCAGCGCCGATGGCAGCACGGTGGGGCCGTTCCCGGGCTACCGTCCGCGCGTGAACCAGACCTATGCCAACGGCAACCCGCTGGCGACCTACCAGGAACCGTACAACTTCCCGGCCTATGGCAAGAGCCAGATCATCAACCGCCAGGAGCGCAAGACGGTCTACTTCGCCACTGATTTCGGCTTCGATGCGTTCAACTGGAAGACCCAGTTCCTGTACAACAACCGCACCACCGACAACTTCGCCTGGCGCCAGTTCTTCCCGACCGTGCTGATCCCGGGCACCACCACCCGCGCCCAGCCGGTGCTGCCGTTCAAGTCTGCGTCCGAGACCGAAGTGGATTACTACTACTTAGCCAACAAGTTCGATGGTGGCTTCGGCAGCAGCACCTGGGGCTGGGAAGTCAACGCCAACTACAGCCACTCCAGCGGCAAGTACAGCAACCTCGGCATCCGCAACTCGATCAGCGGCGACATCGGCCGCCCGGGCACCGGCACTGCGGCGGCGAACTACTTCGATCCGGGCTATCTGAATGGCTCGAAGGTCGACGAGCTGGTCTCGATCCTCGGCGTCTGGGCCAAGGGCAAGACCACCTACGATCAGACCACGGTCAATGCCGTGTTCAGCGGTGAGCTGTTCGATCTTCCGGCCGGTGCCGTGGCTTCCGCCGTCGGTGTCGAGTACCGCAACTACAAGATCGACGACCAGCCGGGTGCCGATTTTGCCGACATCTGGGGTTCGACCACCGCGGGTCGCACCAAGGGCGATGAGAAGGTGAAGGAAGCCTTCGTCGAGCTGGACGTGCCGCTCATCAAGGGCGTTCCGGGCTTCGAATCGCTGTCGCTGAACGGTTCGGGCCGCATCTTCAAGTACGACACCGTGTCCGGGTCGGACAAGGTGTGGAAGTTCGGCGTCAACTGGCAGATCATCCCGTCGCTGCGTCTGCGCGGCACCATCGGCACCTCCTACCGTGCCCCGGGCCTGTACGAGCTGTATCTGGGCAACCAGACCGGCTTCCAGGCGCAGACCGCCATCGATCCGTGCATCCGCTGGGCGGAAGGCAACAACAGCAATGCTGCTGCCAACTGCGCCGCTGCCGGCATTCCGGGCGACTACACCGCGGCAGGCAACAGCAGCGCCACCGTGTTCACCCGTGGCGGCGCCGGCGGTGATCTGAAGCCGGAAACCTCGCGTGCGCGCAGCGTGGGCCTGGTGTTCACTCCGGAGTTCGCCGACCTGAGCATCGCCATCGACTACTTCGATTACGAAGTCAGCGACCAGATCACCGCGCTGAGTGCGGCCTCCATCCTGGAAGGCTGCTACGAGTCGACGACCTACCCGAACCGGTACTGCGACCTGATGCGCCGCAACCCGAATTCGGGCACCAACGCGAACATGATCACCGAGGTGTACGCGCAGTACCTGAACATCAATCGCCAGCGTACCCGCGGTTGGGACCTGACCCTGAACTGGGAACACGAGTTCAGCTTCGGCAAGTTCTCGCTGGATTCGCAGGTCACCTACACCGTCGAAGACACCGCCGAACTGTTCGACAGCGCAGCGGCCAGCGGCCTGTCCTCGTCCGATCAGCTGGGTGATTTCGGTCGCCCGGACCTGGTCGGCAACCTGGGCCTGAGCCTGGAGCGCGGCGACTGGACCTACAACTGGATGACCCAGTACATCGCGTCGACCCAGGATCCGGACCTGCTGGAAACCTTCACCTACCAGGGCCGTTCGAACTCGTACCGCGACATCACCGCAGGCAGCCGCTGGTATCACACTGCTTCGCTGAGCTACGAGCAGGCAGACTGGCAGATCCTGGTCGGTGTCTCCAACGTGTTCGACGCCAAGCCGCCGCTGATCTCCAGCAGCGTCTACTCCTCGCGCTACGGCAACACCCACCCGTTCGCCACCCAGTACGACTACTACGGCCGCACCCCGTTCGTGCGCCTGAAGTACAAGTTCTGA